One Sphingomicrobium marinum genomic window carries:
- a CDS encoding CaiB/BaiF CoA transferase family protein, translating to MSAQPLNGLKVLDLSRVLAGPWCTQLLADMGAEVFKVEQPGAGDDTRHWGPPWHTHGDEKVAAYFLAANRGKKSVAIDFSTEEGAQLIKRMAADADVLVENYRVGGLKKHGLDADSLRKANPALIYASVTGFGQDGPYADRAGYDYMIQAMGGMMSVTGQPDGTPGGEPLKVGVAIADIFTGMYTASAILAALHERSRSGQGAHIDMALFDTQLAVLANQASNAMVSGRDPTRMGNNHPNIVPYRPFATADRAIVIAVGNDRQFAKLAEICGHPEWAEDWRFATNAARVEHRDAICAKIEAILVDKSSDHWMALLLDAGIPAGPINSISEALADPQAVHRGVRQARGNGGLGATPMVGSPVRIDGQRADAALSPPALGEHTDAVLADYLDETERERLRADGVIA from the coding sequence ATGAGCGCGCAGCCGCTCAATGGCCTCAAGGTGCTCGACCTGTCGCGGGTGCTGGCGGGGCCGTGGTGCACGCAATTACTCGCCGATATGGGCGCGGAGGTGTTCAAGGTCGAACAGCCGGGCGCGGGCGACGATACGCGCCATTGGGGCCCGCCCTGGCACACGCACGGCGATGAAAAGGTCGCCGCCTATTTCCTTGCTGCCAATCGCGGGAAGAAGTCGGTCGCCATCGACTTTTCGACCGAGGAGGGGGCACAACTCATCAAGCGCATGGCTGCCGATGCCGATGTGCTGGTCGAGAATTACCGCGTCGGCGGGCTGAAGAAACATGGGCTCGATGCCGATAGCCTGCGCAAAGCCAACCCGGCTCTCATCTACGCGTCGGTTACCGGTTTCGGGCAGGATGGCCCCTACGCGGATCGTGCTGGTTACGATTACATGATCCAGGCCATGGGCGGCATGATGAGCGTTACCGGCCAGCCCGATGGCACACCGGGCGGAGAGCCGCTTAAAGTCGGCGTTGCGATCGCGGACATCTTTACCGGCATGTATACCGCAAGCGCGATCCTCGCTGCGCTGCATGAGCGCAGTCGATCGGGGCAGGGCGCGCATATAGATATGGCGTTGTTCGATACGCAATTGGCGGTGCTGGCCAATCAGGCCTCCAATGCAATGGTATCGGGCAGGGACCCGACGCGGATGGGCAATAACCATCCCAACATCGTGCCCTACCGGCCCTTCGCGACTGCAGACCGCGCGATCGTGATCGCGGTCGGCAACGACCGGCAATTCGCCAAGCTCGCCGAAATTTGTGGTCACCCCGAATGGGCCGAGGACTGGCGCTTCGCCACCAATGCCGCGCGGGTTGAACACCGCGATGCGATCTGCGCCAAGATCGAGGCGATTCTGGTCGACAAATCATCGGATCACTGGATGGCGCTGCTGCTGGACGCGGGCATCCCGGCCGGGCCGATAAACTCGATCAGCGAGGCCCTGGCCGATCCGCAAGCGGTGCATCGCGGGGTCAGGCAGGCGCGAGGAAACGGCGGATTGGGCGCAACCCCCATGGTGGGTAGCCCGGTGCGCATCGATGGCCAGCGCGCCGATGCGGCCCTGAGCCCACCTGCGCTAGGCGAACATACGGATGCAGTGCTGGCGGATTACCTTGACGAAACCGAACGCGAGCGACTGCGCGCGGACGGCGTGATCGCCTAG
- a CDS encoding phytoene desaturase family protein → MHDVVVIGAGHNGLVCSYYLARKGLKVALIEAAETVGGAAVTDEFHPGFRNSAASYTVSLLQPKVIQDLELHRHGLEIVLRKVDNLLPTRGGEHLLAGRDGLTRAELVRHHKGDGAAYDRYLEELQRVVGLIKKWLMRAPPGFGLSDLPGQLRLGADLIGLKDREIRILHRYFTASAGDILDARFEGQLAKALFGFDGIVGNFASPYDFGTGYVLLHHLFGEVNGEEGAWGHAIGGMGAITQAMAKACREAGVDILLGTPATEVIVEGGRAVGVLAGGKAYRGKQIVAGINPKLLFDYLVPDGAVERHVERHFTNWACESATFRMNVALERLPNFTAKPGRGDHLTAGIIMAPSLDHMAKAHASAVLDGWSRDPVIEMLVPSTLDPTLAPKGKHVASLFCQHFRYRLPDGRKWENERESAADQIIACVDSYAPGFADSVIARQIHSPADLESRFGLIGGDIFHGKMGLDQLFSARPMIGHADYRMPLKGLYLCGSGAHPGGGVTGAPGHNAAKAVLADRRPWKRSA, encoded by the coding sequence ATGCATGATGTCGTCGTCATCGGGGCCGGGCATAACGGCCTTGTCTGCAGCTACTATCTGGCCAGAAAGGGCCTCAAGGTCGCGCTGATCGAAGCCGCCGAAACGGTGGGCGGTGCCGCGGTTACCGACGAATTTCATCCGGGATTTCGCAATAGCGCGGCGAGCTACACGGTCAGCCTGCTCCAGCCCAAGGTCATCCAGGACTTGGAATTGCACCGGCACGGGCTCGAGATCGTGCTGCGCAAGGTCGATAACCTCCTGCCGACACGGGGGGGCGAGCATCTGCTCGCGGGTCGCGACGGGCTGACACGCGCCGAACTCGTCCGCCATCACAAGGGCGATGGCGCGGCCTATGATCGCTATCTCGAAGAGCTGCAGCGGGTCGTCGGCCTGATCAAGAAATGGCTGATGCGCGCTCCGCCTGGGTTCGGTCTGTCCGACTTGCCGGGACAATTGCGGCTGGGCGCCGACCTGATCGGCCTCAAGGATCGCGAAATCCGCATCCTGCACCGCTATTTCACCGCAAGCGCGGGCGATATCCTCGATGCCCGCTTCGAAGGACAGTTGGCCAAAGCTCTATTCGGCTTTGACGGCATCGTCGGCAACTTCGCGTCACCCTATGATTTCGGCACCGGCTACGTGCTGCTGCACCACCTGTTCGGCGAAGTGAACGGGGAGGAAGGCGCATGGGGGCATGCAATCGGCGGCATGGGCGCGATCACGCAGGCGATGGCCAAGGCCTGCCGCGAAGCAGGCGTGGACATCCTGCTCGGCACACCCGCGACCGAAGTGATCGTCGAGGGCGGCCGTGCGGTGGGCGTGCTCGCTGGCGGAAAGGCCTATCGCGGCAAGCAGATCGTGGCCGGCATCAATCCCAAACTGTTGTTCGATTACCTCGTGCCCGATGGCGCGGTGGAGCGGCATGTCGAACGCCATTTCACCAACTGGGCGTGCGAAAGCGCGACTTTCCGCATGAACGTGGCGCTCGAACGACTTCCCAATTTCACCGCCAAGCCGGGGCGAGGCGACCACCTGACTGCGGGCATCATCATGGCACCCAGCCTCGATCATATGGCGAAAGCCCATGCCTCGGCCGTGCTCGACGGGTGGAGCCGCGACCCGGTCATCGAAATGCTTGTCCCATCGACGCTCGATCCGACGCTCGCGCCAAAGGGCAAGCATGTCGCCAGCCTGTTCTGCCAGCATTTTCGTTACCGTTTGCCCGATGGCCGCAAGTGGGAAAACGAGCGCGAGTCCGCCGCCGACCAAATTATCGCTTGCGTTGACAGCTATGCACCCGGGTTCGCGGACAGCGTAATCGCGCGCCAAATCCATTCGCCAGCCGACCTCGAAAGCCGCTTCGGATTGATTGGCGGCGATATTTTCCACGGCAAGATGGGGCTCGACCAATTGTTCAGCGCGCGGCCGATGATTGGCCATGCCGATTATCGCATGCCGCTAAAGGGGCTCTATCTGTGCGGTTCGGGCGCGCATCCGGGCGGCGGAGTGACGGGCGCGCCGGGGCATAATGCTGCCAAGGCCGTGCTCGCGGATCGCCGCCCGTGGAAGCGCTCGGCATGA
- the gorA gene encoding glutathione-disulfide reductase, protein MSDYDLFVIGAGSGGVRASRIAASHGAKVGIAEEYRVGGTCVIRGCVPKKLLVYGAHFAEDLQDCVKFGWDIEGKSFDWAKLRDNVAAEVDRLEGLYRQTLGNNDVEIFECRARLAGGGKVELSDGRTITADKILIAVGAEPFIPEIEGCKDHAITSNDVFHLPELPKRIAIAGGGYIANEFAGIFNEFGSKVTIINRSDQILRGYDEQMRDRLLQISMTKGIDFRFNAKFKKVEKQGDGSLLLTMDGCDDMEVDQLLFATGRVPNTQDLGLDKARVETEDRGAIKVDEYNRTTAEDVYAVGDVTDRIQLTPVAIREGHAFADTQFGGMDRTIDYDNVPNAVFSHPPIAGVGLTESEARNKLGGQIKTFTSDFRAMKNVLAGRNERSLYKLVVDASNDRVVGIHMIGPEAPEILQAAAIAVKAGLTKSDFDETVALHPTMAEELVLMR, encoded by the coding sequence ATGAGCGACTATGACCTCTTCGTGATCGGCGCGGGGTCGGGCGGTGTACGCGCCTCGCGCATTGCCGCCAGCCACGGTGCCAAGGTCGGCATTGCCGAAGAATACCGTGTCGGCGGTACCTGCGTGATCCGCGGCTGCGTTCCCAAGAAGCTGCTCGTCTACGGTGCGCATTTCGCGGAGGATCTGCAGGACTGCGTGAAATTCGGCTGGGATATCGAGGGCAAGAGCTTCGATTGGGCCAAGCTGCGCGACAATGTCGCGGCCGAGGTCGATCGCCTCGAAGGTCTCTACAGGCAGACGCTCGGCAACAATGACGTCGAGATATTCGAGTGCCGCGCGCGGCTGGCGGGTGGCGGGAAGGTGGAGCTTTCGGACGGCCGTACGATTACAGCGGACAAGATACTGATTGCCGTGGGCGCGGAGCCATTCATTCCCGAGATCGAGGGCTGCAAGGACCACGCAATCACGTCGAACGACGTTTTCCATTTGCCCGAACTGCCGAAGCGCATCGCAATCGCGGGCGGCGGCTATATCGCCAATGAATTTGCCGGTATTTTCAACGAGTTCGGGTCGAAAGTTACGATCATCAATCGTTCCGACCAGATCCTGCGCGGCTACGACGAGCAGATGCGCGACCGGCTGCTGCAGATCAGCATGACCAAGGGCATCGATTTCCGCTTCAATGCGAAATTCAAGAAGGTCGAGAAGCAGGGCGATGGATCGCTCCTGCTGACGATGGACGGCTGCGATGACATGGAGGTCGATCAGCTTCTGTTCGCCACGGGCCGCGTGCCCAACACGCAGGATCTGGGGCTCGACAAGGCAAGGGTGGAAACCGAAGATCGCGGCGCGATCAAGGTCGACGAATATAATCGTACGACGGCCGAGGACGTTTATGCCGTCGGCGATGTCACCGACCGCATCCAGCTAACCCCCGTCGCCATTCGCGAGGGCCATGCCTTTGCCGATACGCAGTTCGGGGGCATGGACCGCACGATCGATTACGACAATGTGCCCAATGCGGTATTCTCGCACCCGCCGATCGCCGGCGTGGGCCTGACCGAAAGCGAAGCGCGCAACAAACTTGGTGGCCAGATCAAGACCTTCACGTCAGATTTTCGCGCGATGAAAAACGTTCTGGCCGGGCGTAACGAGCGTTCGCTCTACAAGTTGGTCGTCGATGCTTCGAACGACCGCGTCGTGGGTATCCACATGATCGGCCCCGAGGCTCCGGAGATCCTCCAGGCCGCTGCGATTGCGGTCAAAGCGGGTCTCACGAAAAGCGATTTCGACGAAACCGTCGCGCTGCACCCGACCATGGCCGAAGAACTGGTGTTGATGCGCTGA
- the pgi gene encoding glucose-6-phosphate isomerase: protein MSDSTAKAWAAIEAHDAPRIETLFEDDGRHERFAFDAAHLHFDFSKTHLDADLVAHFEALAGATDFVEQRRALFAGEMVNVTEERSATHVAERGEGGREDNEMATRLRNRMRHLIDAIEAEAFGEIDAILHIGIGGSALGPALAVDALGRGGTKLDLRTVSNIDGEAMDEALIGLDPGTTLVIAVSKSFSTTETLENVEAALDWLSGAGIEDPMAQLIAITANPERALEYGIDETRILPFSENVGGRYSLWSSVGISIALALGWDAFEAMLEGAAEMDRHFKLAALDKNAPFLAAASDLFYVHNRGSQARAFFAYDERLRLLVPYLQQLIMESNGKGVTAKGAPVDRATAPVVWGGVGTDAQHAVFQLLHQGTLVMPIEFIAVAENEDSQDPRQHRQLLLNAFAQGAALMTGKESEDPARAYAGDRPSTTILLERLDARSLGALIAFYEHRTFAEAALLQINPFDQFGVELGKEMARAIDDPEARDQFDASTRNLIEKAGL, encoded by the coding sequence ATGAGTGATTCCACTGCCAAGGCCTGGGCGGCCATCGAAGCCCATGACGCGCCGCGCATCGAGACCTTGTTTGAAGATGACGGGCGTCACGAGCGCTTTGCTTTCGATGCCGCGCATCTCCATTTCGACTTCTCCAAGACGCACCTCGATGCAGATCTCGTGGCGCATTTCGAGGCGCTGGCTGGCGCGACAGATTTTGTCGAGCAGCGGCGGGCCTTGTTCGCGGGTGAAATGGTCAACGTCACCGAAGAGCGCAGCGCCACGCATGTCGCCGAACGCGGCGAGGGCGGGCGCGAAGACAATGAGATGGCGACGCGGCTGCGCAATCGCATGCGCCACCTGATCGACGCGATCGAGGCCGAGGCGTTCGGCGAGATCGATGCGATCCTCCATATCGGCATCGGCGGATCGGCGCTGGGGCCGGCGCTGGCGGTCGACGCGCTGGGCCGCGGCGGAACCAAGCTGGACCTGCGCACCGTTTCCAATATCGACGGCGAAGCAATGGACGAAGCGCTGATCGGGCTCGACCCGGGCACGACGCTGGTCATCGCCGTATCAAAGAGCTTCTCGACCACCGAGACGCTGGAAAATGTCGAAGCCGCATTGGACTGGCTGAGCGGCGCGGGCATCGAAGACCCGATGGCGCAGCTCATCGCAATCACGGCAAACCCCGAACGCGCGCTCGAATATGGCATCGATGAAACGCGCATCCTGCCGTTCAGCGAAAATGTCGGGGGGCGCTATTCGCTGTGGTCTTCGGTGGGCATCTCGATTGCGCTGGCGCTCGGCTGGGACGCATTTGAAGCGATGCTCGAGGGCGCGGCCGAGATGGATCGGCACTTCAAGCTCGCTGCCCTCGATAAGAATGCGCCGTTCCTCGCCGCGGCAAGCGACCTGTTCTACGTGCATAATCGCGGTAGCCAGGCGCGCGCCTTCTTCGCCTATGACGAGCGGCTGCGATTGCTGGTGCCCTATCTCCAGCAGTTGATCATGGAATCGAACGGCAAGGGTGTCACCGCCAAGGGCGCGCCCGTCGACCGCGCTACCGCGCCGGTGGTGTGGGGCGGGGTGGGGACCGACGCACAGCATGCGGTGTTCCAGTTGCTCCACCAGGGCACGCTGGTCATGCCGATCGAATTCATCGCGGTGGCGGAAAACGAAGACAGCCAGGATCCCCGCCAGCATCGCCAGCTGCTTTTGAATGCCTTTGCGCAAGGCGCCGCGTTGATGACCGGCAAGGAGAGCGAGGATCCGGCGCGCGCCTATGCTGGCGACCGTCCGTCGACGACGATCCTGCTCGAGCGGTTGGATGCGCGCAGCCTTGGCGCGCTGATCGCCTTTTACGAGCATCGGACCTTTGCCGAGGCAGCGCTGCTGCAGATCAATCCGTTCGACCAGTTCGGCGTGGAACTGGGCAAGGAAATGGCACGCGCGATCGACGATCCCGAAGCGCGCGACCAGTTCGACGCCTCGACGCGCAACCTAATCGAGAAGGCAGGGCTATGA
- the lepB gene encoding signal peptidase I, translating to MDSAEQETDKKGMPLWKFLALLAAFAWVLRSFIVAPFMIPSGSMMPTMLVGDYLFVSKWPYGYSKWSFPLQIPSFEGRILESMPERGDIVVFQSPDASKEIVVKRVIGLPGDEIEMRSGHVVLNGTPLPKERMRDFGLQISQNSPCNVAAGARPFIEPDGEGGEICRYPAYRETLPSGRSYTVLDQVDGYADALGPYTVPAGHLFMLGDNRDASGDSRFSISDGGVGYLPMENVIGRAEMNFWSTDGSASYFLPWTWFTALRGSRVGVTY from the coding sequence ATGGATAGTGCAGAACAAGAGACCGACAAAAAAGGCATGCCGCTGTGGAAATTCCTTGCCCTGCTGGCGGCCTTCGCTTGGGTGCTGAGGAGCTTCATCGTCGCGCCCTTCATGATCCCGTCGGGATCGATGATGCCGACCATGCTGGTGGGCGACTATCTGTTCGTCTCCAAATGGCCCTACGGCTATTCGAAGTGGAGCTTTCCGCTGCAGATCCCCAGCTTTGAGGGGCGCATTCTCGAAAGCATGCCAGAACGCGGCGATATCGTTGTCTTTCAGTCGCCCGACGCCAGCAAGGAAATCGTCGTCAAGCGCGTCATCGGACTGCCCGGCGACGAGATCGAGATGCGATCGGGCCATGTCGTGCTGAACGGCACCCCGCTACCCAAGGAGCGCATGCGCGATTTCGGCCTGCAGATCAGCCAGAACAGCCCGTGCAATGTCGCCGCCGGCGCGCGGCCCTTCATCGAACCCGATGGTGAAGGCGGCGAAATCTGCCGCTACCCGGCGTACCGCGAAACGCTGCCCTCGGGCCGCTCCTACACGGTGCTCGACCAGGTCGACGGCTATGCCGATGCCCTTGGACCTTACACCGTGCCAGCGGGCCATCTCTTCATGCTGGGCGACAATCGCGACGCCAGCGGCGACAGCCGTTTTTCGATCAGCGATGGCGGGGTCGGCTACCTGCCGATGGAAAATGTCATCGGCCGCGCCGAGATGAACTTCTGGTCGACCGACGGCAGCGCCAGCTACTTCCTGCCCTGGACCTGGTTCACCGCGCTGCGCGGTAGCCGCGTCGGCGTGACCTACTGA
- the rnc gene encoding ribonuclease III codes for MDQDTTATVQQLLGHTPGDPSLFDRALTHGSRQGEGNYERLEFLGDRVLGIVIADWLYHRFPKEAEGKMNRRFASLVSRETCAEVGRSIDLPRFIRLSKQAREGRAETSDNVIGDVIEALLGALYLDAGLDACSAFVRKHWAPLLDDQRKAPVHPKNGLQELAAEKKLGTPRYEDIGRTGPHHDPRFRVKVTLPGDREAVGEGASKQEAQTAAAAALLEQLS; via the coding sequence ATGGATCAGGACACCACGGCAACGGTCCAGCAGCTGCTCGGCCATACGCCCGGCGACCCTTCACTATTCGACCGCGCCCTCACGCACGGATCGCGGCAGGGCGAGGGCAATTACGAACGTCTCGAATTTCTCGGCGACCGCGTGCTCGGCATCGTGATCGCGGACTGGCTTTATCACCGGTTTCCCAAGGAAGCAGAAGGCAAGATGAACCGCCGCTTCGCCTCTTTGGTATCGCGCGAAACCTGCGCCGAAGTCGGGCGCAGCATCGACCTGCCGCGCTTCATCCGCTTGTCCAAGCAGGCCCGCGAAGGCCGTGCGGAGACCAGCGACAATGTCATCGGCGATGTGATCGAGGCGCTGCTCGGCGCGCTCTATCTCGATGCCGGGCTAGACGCCTGCAGCGCTTTCGTGCGCAAGCATTGGGCGCCGCTTCTCGATGACCAACGCAAGGCACCGGTACACCCGAAGAACGGCCTGCAGGAGCTGGCCGCCGAAAAGAAACTCGGTACGCCGCGCTACGAGGATATCGGGCGTACCGGCCCCCATCACGATCCCCGGTTTCGCGTGAAAGTCACCCTGCCGGGCGACCGCGAGGCGGTGGGCGAAGGCGCCAGCAAGCAGGAAGCGCAAACTGCCGCCGCTGCCGCCCTGTTGGAGCAATTATCATGA
- the era gene encoding GTPase Era: MTKCGLVAVLGAPNAGKSTLVNALVGQKVAITSPKAQTTRTRLMGIAIHDDVQILLLDTPGIFSPGRRLDRAMVKAAWEGAEDADRVLVMIDAAAGLSKKAQMLLDGVANRPEPKILVLNKTDIANKRELLVLAQTLSDRLDPEAVFFISATTGEGVDDLKQHLASVMPEGPWHFPEDQLSDATDRMIAAEMTREQLYNQLHQELPYASAVVTEKWEERPDGSTAIHQQIRIARDSQKGIVLGKGGSKLKSIGEAARKEIAEHLGRKVHLFLHVKVDPKWDEDREIYEEVGLDWSA; this comes from the coding sequence ATGACCAAATGCGGTCTCGTCGCCGTGCTCGGCGCCCCCAACGCGGGCAAATCCACGCTGGTCAATGCGTTGGTCGGCCAGAAGGTCGCGATCACCAGCCCCAAAGCGCAGACCACGCGCACCAGGCTGATGGGCATCGCCATCCATGACGACGTCCAGATCCTCCTGCTCGACACGCCCGGCATCTTTTCGCCCGGCCGCCGCCTCGACCGCGCCATGGTCAAGGCCGCCTGGGAAGGTGCCGAGGATGCGGACCGCGTCCTAGTGATGATCGATGCTGCTGCCGGCCTCTCCAAGAAGGCGCAGATGCTGCTCGACGGGGTGGCAAACCGGCCCGAGCCCAAGATCCTCGTGCTCAACAAGACCGACATCGCCAACAAGCGCGAATTGCTCGTTCTCGCGCAGACCCTGTCGGACCGGCTCGACCCCGAAGCCGTCTTCTTCATCAGCGCCACAACGGGCGAAGGGGTCGACGACCTCAAGCAGCATCTTGCCTCGGTCATGCCCGAAGGCCCGTGGCATTTCCCCGAAGACCAGTTGTCCGACGCGACCGACCGCATGATCGCCGCCGAGATGACGCGCGAGCAGCTCTACAACCAGCTTCACCAGGAACTGCCGTATGCGAGCGCGGTCGTGACCGAGAAATGGGAAGAACGCCCCGACGGGTCGACCGCGATCCACCAGCAAATCCGCATCGCGCGCGACAGCCAAAAGGGCATCGTGCTCGGCAAGGGCGGCTCAAAGCTCAAGAGCATCGGTGAAGCCGCGCGCAAGGAGATCGCCGAACATCTTGGCCGCAAGGTGCACCTGTTCCTCCACGTCAAGGTCGATCCCAAGTGGGACGAGGACCGCGAGATTTACGAAGAGGTCGGACTGGACTGGTCAGCCTAA
- a CDS encoding NAD-dependent deacylase — MKQDFENIVILTGAGISAESGLATFRGAEGLWEGHRVEDVATPGAFVADPHLVQRFYDARRAALSTVEPNAAHDALARLDAEWRGELLIVTQNVDDLHERAGAKRMLHMHGELRSALCLGCGERSRVEGDLIEFPPCPECAQQMLRPDIVWFGELPYEMERIEQALMRADLFVSIGTSGAVYPAAGFVQSAKYRGAYCVELNLDPSQGSIFFDESRMGPASELVPAFVDELLG; from the coding sequence ATGAAACAAGACTTTGAAAACATTGTGATCCTGACCGGTGCGGGCATCAGCGCGGAAAGCGGGCTTGCGACCTTTCGCGGTGCGGAAGGGCTGTGGGAGGGGCATCGCGTCGAAGATGTCGCCACGCCGGGCGCGTTCGTTGCCGACCCTCATCTGGTGCAGCGATTTTACGATGCGCGCCGCGCGGCGCTGTCGACGGTAGAACCCAATGCGGCGCATGACGCGCTGGCGCGGCTCGATGCCGAATGGCGCGGCGAACTGCTGATCGTCACCCAGAATGTCGACGACCTGCATGAGCGGGCAGGGGCAAAGCGCATGCTGCACATGCATGGCGAGCTGCGAAGCGCGCTTTGCCTCGGCTGTGGCGAGCGATCGCGGGTCGAGGGCGACTTGATCGAATTCCCGCCTTGCCCCGAGTGCGCGCAGCAAATGCTGCGACCCGACATAGTGTGGTTCGGCGAATTGCCCTACGAGATGGAGCGGATCGAGCAAGCATTGATGCGTGCAGACCTGTTCGTATCGATCGGGACGTCGGGCGCGGTCTACCCGGCGGCGGGGTTCGTCCAGAGCGCGAAATATCGCGGCGCCTACTGCGTCGAGCTCAACCTGGACCCCAGCCAGGGCAGCATCTTTTTCGACGAAAGCCGCATGGGCCCGGCAAGCGAACTGGTGCCGGCGTTTGTCGACGAACTATTAGGCTGA
- a CDS encoding acyl-CoA thioesterase — protein MSNEAFHHQIGIRPDDIDFMGHVNNSVYLKWVQDAVVDYWTKIAPPDAVAKHLWVALKHEISYRRPAFLDDKMVADVIAERVQGARAMFTTVIKRGEDVIAEVKSTWCCLDSVTQRPVRLATDIVKRFVD, from the coding sequence ATGAGTAATGAAGCGTTCCACCACCAGATCGGCATTCGTCCCGACGACATCGACTTCATGGGTCACGTCAACAATTCGGTGTATCTGAAATGGGTGCAGGACGCCGTCGTCGACTATTGGACGAAGATCGCGCCGCCCGACGCGGTGGCAAAGCATCTGTGGGTCGCGCTCAAGCACGAGATCAGCTACCGCCGCCCCGCTTTCCTGGACGACAAGATGGTCGCCGACGTCATTGCCGAACGCGTGCAGGGCGCACGCGCGATGTTCACGACAGTGATCAAGCGCGGCGAGGATGTCATCGCCGAAGTGAAGAGCACCTGGTGCTGCCTCGACAGTGTGACGCAGCGGCCTGTCCGCCTTGCCACGGACATCGTCAAACGCTTCGTCGACTGA
- the dapB gene encoding 4-hydroxy-tetrahydrodipicolinate reductase: MKIALVAPEGRMGRAITAAAAEDNGIAIVEDGAAVLIDFSAPGAVRDSIDRAISGQMALLIGTTGLEDGHHDLLRSAAEEIPVLVAPNTSLGVALLSDLVERAAAVLGRDEWDIEIVEAHHRHKVDAPSGTALHLGLAAERGRNEDAKDEMGRCGSDEKRETGAIGYSAVRGGTVAGDHDVMFLGPDERLILSHRAESRAIFARGALTAARFLSQQSPGYYTMKDVIGEA, from the coding sequence ATGAAGATCGCTTTAGTCGCCCCCGAGGGCCGCATGGGCCGAGCCATTACCGCCGCTGCCGCGGAGGATAACGGTATCGCCATCGTCGAGGACGGCGCTGCCGTTCTCATCGACTTTTCCGCCCCGGGCGCGGTTCGCGACAGCATCGACCGCGCGATCAGCGGCCAGATGGCGCTCCTGATCGGCACCACCGGGCTGGAAGATGGTCATCACGACCTGCTCCGTTCGGCAGCTGAAGAAATTCCAGTCCTCGTCGCGCCGAATACGTCGCTCGGCGTCGCGCTTCTGTCCGATCTGGTCGAACGCGCGGCCGCCGTCCTCGGCCGCGATGAGTGGGACATCGAGATCGTCGAGGCCCATCACCGGCACAAGGTCGATGCGCCCTCAGGCACCGCGCTGCACCTCGGGCTTGCCGCCGAACGCGGGCGCAACGAGGACGCCAAGGACGAAATGGGCCGCTGCGGCAGCGATGAAAAGCGCGAAACCGGCGCCATCGGCTACAGCGCCGTACGCGGCGGCACCGTAGCGGGCGATCATGACGTGATGTTCTTAGGGCCTGACGAACGCCTCATCCTGTCCCACCGCGCCGAAAGCCGCGCCATCTTTGCCCGCGGCGCGCTCACGGCAGCGCGTTTCCTCAGCCAGCAAAGCCCGGGGTACTACACGATGAAAGATGTCATCGGCGAGGCATGA